A single Inediibacterium massiliense DNA region contains:
- a CDS encoding N-6 DNA methylase, with protein sequence MNNQEIVNKLWNLCNVLRDDGITYHQYVTELTYILFLKMAKETNREKNILEEYRWDKLIEKEGIELKNFYRKLLLELGTKGEGKIKEIYTNANSNIDEPKNLEKIIKSIDALDWYSAKEEGLGNLYEGLLEKNANEKKSGAGQYFTPRPLINVIVQLIDPQPGEKCNDPAAGTFGFMIAADQYIKDKTDELFDLDEKLQEFQKKDAFTGCELVHETHRLALMNAMLHEIEGELYLGDSLSNLGKKMKDFDVVMTNPPFGTKKGGERPSRDDLTYLSSNKQLNFLQHIYRSLKKDGKARAAVVLPDNVLFQDGDGQKIREDLMDKCNLHTILRLPTGIFYAQGVKTNVLFFTRGTTDKDNTKEVWFYDLRTNMESFGKRNMLKEEHFENFIKAYTAEDRSNIKDERWNVFTRDEIKAKGYSLDLGLIKDESLTDYDELPDPIESAEDAVVKLEEATDLLMSVIKELKHLEEGK encoded by the coding sequence ATGAACAATCAAGAGATCGTAAATAAACTTTGGAATTTATGCAATGTATTAAGGGATGATGGGATTACATATCATCAATATGTTACAGAGTTAACCTATATCTTATTTTTAAAAATGGCAAAGGAAACAAATAGAGAAAAGAATATCCTTGAAGAATATAGATGGGATAAATTGATTGAAAAAGAAGGGATTGAGCTTAAAAATTTTTATAGAAAATTATTATTAGAGTTAGGTACAAAGGGAGAAGGAAAAATTAAAGAAATTTATACCAATGCCAATTCTAATATAGACGAGCCTAAAAACTTAGAAAAAATCATAAAATCTATTGATGCCTTAGATTGGTATAGTGCAAAAGAAGAAGGACTAGGAAATCTTTATGAAGGATTATTAGAGAAAAATGCCAATGAAAAAAAATCAGGGGCAGGACAATATTTTACTCCTAGACCATTAATTAATGTAATTGTTCAGTTAATAGATCCACAACCAGGGGAAAAATGTAATGACCCTGCTGCTGGAACCTTTGGATTCATGATTGCTGCGGATCAATATATAAAAGATAAGACAGATGAATTATTTGATTTGGACGAAAAACTGCAAGAGTTTCAAAAAAAGGATGCTTTTACAGGTTGTGAACTAGTACATGAAACCCATAGGTTAGCTTTAATGAATGCAATGCTTCATGAGATAGAAGGAGAGCTTTATTTAGGAGATAGCTTATCTAACCTTGGGAAAAAGATGAAGGATTTTGATGTAGTTATGACAAATCCACCTTTTGGAACAAAAAAAGGTGGAGAAAGACCAAGTAGAGATGATTTAACTTATTTATCATCTAATAAACAATTAAACTTTCTTCAACATATTTATCGATCATTAAAGAAGGATGGTAAAGCAAGGGCAGCTGTAGTGTTACCTGATAATGTCTTGTTTCAAGATGGCGATGGACAAAAAATTAGAGAAGACTTGATGGATAAATGTAACCTTCATACAATATTGAGGTTACCTACAGGTATTTTCTATGCTCAAGGAGTAAAGACTAATGTACTTTTCTTTACGAGAGGAACTACAGATAAAGATAACACAAAGGAAGTATGGTTTTATGATTTAAGAACCAATATGGAGTCCTTTGGAAAAAGAAATATGTTAAAAGAAGAGCATTTTGAGAATTTTATAAAAGCTTATACAGCAGAGGATAGAAGTAATATCAAAGATGAAAGATGGAATGTATTCACTAGAGATGAAATAAAAGCTAAGGGATATTCATTAGATTTAGGACTTATTAAGGATGAATCCTTAACAGATTATGATGAGTTGCCAGATCCTATTGAAAGTGCTGAAGACGCAGTAGTAAAGCTTGAAGAAGCTACAGACCTTCTTATGAGTGTTATAAAAGAGCTTAAACACTTGGAGGAGGGTAAGTAA